A part of Planctomycetota bacterium genomic DNA contains:
- a CDS encoding PEP/pyruvate-binding domain-containing protein, with product MSQWIYFFGAGSSEGDPERKAILGGKGASLAAMSRAGLPVPPGFTLSAECCPIVEATGAWPAGLKEQVRAAMARLEEMMGRTFGRGPKPLLVAVRSGAAVSMPGMMDTILNVGLNPSLEGCVRDFWREYADHIRMFARSVAGLTLNLPRAANPREVTEEEAARQLLREYEQQAGKPFPTDPFDALDQAINAVFASWNSERAVTYRKHHDIRGVAGTAVNVQAMFPSERAGVLFTANPNAFKAGEMVLEASWGLGEAVVSGSVTPDIYIIDAASLATKREVPGHRPGNEPALTPAQVREIAEVGKAVEKYFGHPCDIEWGIAEGKVALLQSRAIRGLDILEDMEECRQEEIERLRELAAGERRVWVAHNLAETLAAPTPLTWDIIRHFMSGDGGFGLMYRDFGYQPSAEVRADGFLELICGRIYVDPRRAAGLFWDGMPLEYDAEAVAGDPGLLEQAPKKLNMQKAEPTFFLRLPKLVWAMIRSARLTRKARAAALDAFENQAVPRLRRYLDEAKGLDLTKLPTAELLAELRRRIAFVLDDFGKESLKPGFFGGMAQAGLLGLLTQLMGPERGGDLARQLTTGLDHDTTVEQNVLLYRVAQGRATMAEFLDRFGHRAVNEMELAQPRWREDSDYLERMKQSYTRPGVEPPEERHARQAAARRKAEEELPARLAEWGGASLYERLLPDLRDAQALLPYRETGKHYLMMGYETIRAALVELSRRWDLGRDLYFLHLDELDSFESRRAELAEAIAQRKLRWKSAQKLALSFVVDSERLDSLGHPQVQAGGARLEGCPLASGAAKGVARVVFDPQTAGDLGTGYILVCPSTDPGWTPLFVHARGLVVERGGVLSHGAIVARDFGIPAVVLESATQLIPDGATIEVDGGTGDIALLEAQADSKRG from the coding sequence GTGAGCCAGTGGATATACTTCTTTGGCGCCGGAAGCTCTGAGGGTGATCCAGAGCGCAAGGCCATCCTCGGCGGCAAGGGGGCGAGCCTGGCCGCGATGAGCCGGGCCGGCCTGCCCGTGCCGCCAGGGTTCACGCTCTCGGCCGAGTGCTGCCCCATCGTGGAAGCCACGGGCGCCTGGCCCGCCGGCCTCAAGGAACAGGTCCGCGCCGCGATGGCACGCCTTGAGGAGATGATGGGCAGAACCTTCGGCCGCGGGCCGAAGCCCCTCCTCGTCGCCGTCCGCTCGGGAGCGGCGGTATCCATGCCGGGGATGATGGACACGATTCTCAACGTGGGGCTGAACCCGTCGCTTGAAGGGTGCGTGCGGGATTTCTGGCGCGAGTATGCCGACCACATCCGCATGTTCGCCCGCTCGGTGGCAGGGCTGACCCTCAACCTCCCGCGGGCTGCGAACCCGCGGGAGGTTACAGAGGAGGAGGCGGCCCGGCAGCTCCTCCGCGAGTACGAGCAGCAGGCAGGCAAGCCGTTCCCCACCGATCCCTTCGATGCGCTGGACCAGGCGATCAACGCGGTGTTCGCCTCGTGGAACAGCGAGCGGGCCGTGACCTATCGCAAACACCACGACATCCGCGGCGTCGCGGGCACCGCCGTGAACGTCCAGGCCATGTTCCCGTCCGAGCGCGCGGGCGTGCTCTTCACAGCGAACCCGAACGCCTTCAAGGCGGGGGAGATGGTGCTCGAGGCCTCGTGGGGCCTCGGCGAGGCGGTGGTCAGCGGCTCCGTGACGCCCGACATCTACATCATTGACGCGGCGAGCCTGGCGACAAAGCGCGAGGTGCCCGGCCACCGCCCGGGGAACGAGCCGGCCCTCACGCCCGCCCAGGTGCGCGAGATCGCAGAGGTAGGCAAAGCGGTCGAGAAGTACTTCGGCCACCCCTGCGACATCGAGTGGGGCATCGCCGAGGGCAAGGTGGCGCTCCTCCAGAGCCGCGCCATCCGCGGCCTCGACATTCTCGAAGACATGGAGGAATGCCGCCAGGAGGAGATCGAGCGCCTCCGCGAGCTGGCCGCCGGCGAGCGCCGCGTGTGGGTCGCCCACAACCTGGCCGAGACCCTCGCCGCCCCCACGCCGCTGACGTGGGACATCATTCGCCACTTCATGAGCGGCGACGGCGGCTTCGGGCTGATGTACCGCGACTTCGGCTACCAGCCCTCGGCCGAGGTCCGCGCGGACGGCTTTCTCGAGCTCATCTGCGGCCGGATCTACGTGGACCCCCGCCGCGCCGCGGGGCTCTTCTGGGACGGCATGCCGCTGGAGTACGACGCCGAGGCTGTGGCCGGCGACCCGGGCCTGCTCGAGCAGGCGCCGAAGAAGCTGAACATGCAGAAGGCCGAGCCGACCTTTTTCCTCCGCCTGCCCAAGCTCGTGTGGGCGATGATTCGCTCGGCCCGCCTCACGCGAAAGGCCAGGGCAGCCGCCCTCGACGCCTTCGAGAATCAGGCCGTGCCCCGCCTGCGCCGCTACCTCGACGAGGCGAAGGGCCTCGACCTCACGAAGCTGCCCACTGCCGAGTTGCTCGCCGAGCTTCGCCGCCGCATCGCGTTCGTGCTCGACGACTTCGGCAAGGAGTCGCTCAAGCCAGGCTTCTTCGGCGGCATGGCCCAGGCGGGCCTCCTCGGCCTCCTCACGCAACTGATGGGGCCGGAGCGCGGCGGCGACCTCGCGCGCCAGCTCACCACCGGCCTCGACCACGACACGACCGTCGAGCAGAACGTGCTGCTCTATCGCGTCGCTCAGGGCCGGGCCACGATGGCCGAGTTCCTCGACCGCTTCGGCCACCGGGCCGTCAACGAGATGGAGCTGGCCCAGCCCCGCTGGCGCGAGGACAGCGACTACCTCGAGCGGATGAAGCAGAGCTACACCCGCCCCGGCGTCGAGCCGCCCGAGGAACGCCACGCCAGGCAGGCCGCTGCCCGCCGCAAGGCGGAGGAGGAACTGCCCGCCCGCCTCGCCGAATGGGGCGGGGCGTCGCTCTACGAACGCCTTCTGCCCGATCTCCGCGATGCCCAGGCCCTTCTGCCCTACCGCGAGACGGGCAAACACTACCTGATGATGGGCTACGAGACCATTCGCGCCGCTCTCGTCGAGCTTTCGCGTCGCTGGGACCTGGGCCGTGACCTCTACTTCCTCCACCTCGATGAGCTCGATTCCTTCGAGTCGCGCCGCGCCGAGCTCGCCGAGGCCATCGCCCAGCGCAAGCTCCGCTGGAAGTCGGCCCAGAAGCTCGCTCTCTCGTTCGTCGTGGACTCCGAGCGGCTCGACAGCCTGGGGCATCCGCAGGTTCAGGCGGGCGGGGCGAGGCTGGAGGGCTGCCCCCTCGCCTCGGGCGCCGCCAAGGGCGTGGCCCGCGTGGTCTTCGACCCCCAGACCGCCGGCGACCTCGGCACAGGCTATATCCTCGTTTGCCCCTCGACTGATCCTGGCTGGACGCCGCTCTTTGTCCACGCCCGCGGCCTGGTGGTCGAGCGCGGCGGTGTCCTCTCTCACGGCGCGATTGTCGCGCGCGACTTCGGCATCCCCGCCGTCGTCCTTGAAAGCGCCACGCAGCTCATCCCCGATGGCGCCACCATTGAGGTGGATGGCGGCACCGGGGACATTGCCTTGCTGGAGGCACAGGCCGACAGCAAGCGAGGATGA
- a CDS encoding PQQ-binding-like beta-propeller repeat protein: protein MAKARLSLIHLFLAGVWLAALSRPAEAVVPVLVGPLQALLAILPSLLIALGGMLLAFFRPSFYKKLAIFLWNQKVFSLCLLAVAAGLVFLSRVGWGTSGPAASEMRAGSDWPVFRGGPERRGAVLDAPEPTLPETIWSFKSDAKCIYASPAIVGNRLYVTTAEKGVFTDRGAILCLDAETGGEVWRYSPRDFRATFSSPSVVVGGTSPSRVSRRGDTPPTGDGYVVVGEGLHYTTDARINCLDLKGNLVWELRTKSHVESAPCIYNGRVYIGAGDDGYYCIDLAPGPDGKPNVVWHLDGKKYPDCETAHLVADGMVFLGLGMGGNAILGLDAETGKELWRLEAPYPVFAPPALADGKLYVGMGNGNYVETAEQVRDNVLKKMRDAGKSAAELTEAEKRLGPAGEVWCIEPKTGKVLWKFPTPQVILGAIVVGGGSGTVGGTSPSRDTVGGTSASRESRGTEAPPTMSDRIYFGARDGQFYCLSTAGKLIKSWHAHEPILASPAVGGEFAYVVTNSGRLHCLKADTLEPVWDTSLGQGANFISSPTLALGHIYVGTEQDGLKCIGRRGEKLPPLWTGMERGGSDGSSLPERGQLLWRYPKETNDKFAVTAPIVPWGDGLAVPCTLDGKAMLLKLKLGRGIEDEQRVVMKTEYDKPVSVTSTASLGEMAAIVFGNRYLARNRTYYDHRGKSLHFYPLRNTSGGCALDRRHAYVWCDALVLACLSLTGSSDPPRNTPAPQDDRDGRLPSVWYAEVGPGGLPPAPGEGILTVATNTELLALDDSTGTVLWRVPLKETPLFGPVRLPKGIVLATPKGIAVHKIVDGSVAWTVDCGPLAAPLNADADRIAAITKAGELLVLASSDGKQLAKVSDVAGRVPPLLLGDKVLFVNKDLTLLREGEDVPVQWARTAWLGNVVTPLVLLDGCVYFATETKGVVCVGALKR from the coding sequence ATGGCGAAGGCGCGTCTCAGCCTGATTCATCTCTTCCTCGCCGGCGTGTGGCTGGCGGCGCTGAGCCGCCCGGCCGAGGCCGTGGTCCCCGTGCTCGTGGGGCCGCTTCAGGCCCTCCTGGCCATCCTGCCCTCGCTGCTCATCGCCCTCGGCGGCATGCTGCTGGCCTTCTTCCGGCCCTCTTTCTACAAGAAACTGGCGATCTTCCTCTGGAACCAGAAGGTCTTCAGCCTCTGCCTTCTTGCCGTGGCCGCGGGATTGGTGTTTCTGTCGCGCGTCGGCTGGGGCACGAGCGGGCCGGCGGCCTCCGAGATGCGCGCGGGGAGCGACTGGCCCGTCTTCCGCGGCGGGCCTGAGCGCCGCGGCGCCGTGCTCGATGCCCCTGAGCCCACCCTGCCCGAAACGATCTGGAGCTTCAAGTCCGACGCCAAGTGCATCTACGCCTCGCCCGCCATCGTCGGCAACCGCCTCTACGTCACCACCGCCGAGAAAGGCGTCTTCACCGACCGCGGCGCCATCCTGTGCCTGGATGCCGAGACGGGCGGCGAGGTGTGGCGCTACTCGCCCCGCGACTTCCGCGCCACCTTCTCCTCCCCCTCCGTAGTTGTGGGCGGGACGTCTCCGTCCCGCGTATCGCGGCGTGGGGACACGCCGCCCACAGGCGATGGCTACGTAGTCGTCGGCGAGGGGCTGCACTACACCACCGACGCTCGCATCAACTGCCTCGATCTCAAGGGCAACCTCGTTTGGGAGCTGCGAACCAAGAGCCACGTGGAATCCGCCCCCTGCATCTACAACGGGCGGGTCTACATCGGCGCGGGCGACGATGGCTACTACTGCATTGACCTGGCGCCCGGTCCCGACGGCAAGCCGAACGTCGTCTGGCACCTGGATGGGAAGAAGTATCCCGACTGCGAGACGGCGCACCTGGTGGCCGACGGCATGGTCTTCCTGGGGCTTGGGATGGGCGGCAACGCCATCCTCGGTCTCGACGCCGAGACGGGCAAGGAGCTTTGGCGACTCGAGGCGCCCTATCCCGTCTTTGCCCCGCCCGCGCTCGCCGACGGCAAGCTCTACGTGGGGATGGGCAACGGCAACTACGTGGAGACCGCCGAACAGGTGCGCGACAACGTGCTGAAGAAGATGCGCGACGCCGGCAAGTCCGCCGCCGAGCTGACCGAGGCCGAGAAACGCCTCGGCCCCGCGGGCGAGGTCTGGTGCATCGAGCCGAAGACGGGCAAGGTGCTCTGGAAGTTCCCCACGCCCCAGGTCATCCTCGGCGCCATTGTTGTGGGCGGGGGCAGTGGAACTGTGGGCGGGACGTCCCCGTCCCGCGACACTGTGGGCGGGACCTCTGCGTCCCGCGAATCGCGGGGCACGGAGGCCCCGCCCACAATGAGTGACCGCATCTACTTTGGCGCGCGCGACGGGCAGTTCTACTGCCTCTCCACCGCGGGCAAGCTCATCAAGAGCTGGCACGCCCACGAGCCAATCCTCGCCTCGCCCGCCGTCGGCGGCGAGTTCGCCTACGTCGTCACCAACTCCGGCCGCCTCCACTGCCTGAAGGCCGACACGCTGGAGCCTGTGTGGGACACGAGCCTGGGCCAGGGGGCGAACTTCATCAGCTCGCCCACCCTCGCCCTCGGCCACATCTACGTCGGCACGGAGCAGGACGGGTTGAAGTGCATCGGGCGCCGCGGCGAAAAGCTCCCGCCCCTCTGGACGGGCATGGAGCGCGGGGGCAGCGACGGCTCGTCCCTCCCCGAGCGCGGCCAGCTCCTCTGGCGTTACCCCAAGGAGACCAACGACAAGTTCGCCGTCACCGCCCCCATCGTCCCCTGGGGGGACGGCCTGGCCGTCCCCTGCACCCTCGATGGCAAGGCCATGCTCCTCAAACTCAAGCTCGGCCGAGGAATTGAGGACGAGCAGCGGGTAGTCATGAAAACGGAATACGACAAGCCCGTCAGCGTCACCTCCACCGCGTCGCTCGGAGAGATGGCCGCCATCGTGTTTGGCAATCGCTATCTCGCGCGTAACCGTACCTACTATGACCACAGAGGGAAGTCGTTGCATTTCTACCCACTCCGCAATACCTCTGGTGGGTGCGCGCTGGACCGCAGGCACGCTTACGTGTGGTGCGATGCCCTGGTTCTCGCCTGCCTCTCGCTCACAGGGTCGTCGGACCCGCCGCGTAACACCCCCGCCCCTCAAGACGACAGAGATGGTCGCCTCCCATCGGTCTGGTATGCGGAGGTCGGCCCGGGCGGGCTGCCCCCGGCGCCGGGGGAGGGGATTCTGACCGTGGCGACGAACACGGAGTTGCTGGCGCTCGACGACAGCACGGGGACGGTGCTCTGGCGTGTGCCGCTGAAGGAAACGCCGCTCTTCGGCCCCGTGCGGCTGCCCAAGGGCATCGTGCTGGCCACGCCAAAGGGCATCGCAGTCCACAAGATCGTGGACGGCTCGGTGGCCTGGACAGTGGATTGCGGTCCGCTCGCGGCGCCGCTGAACGCCGATGCCGACCGCATCGCGGCCATCACGAAGGCGGGCGAACTGCTCGTCCTGGCCTCAAGCGACGGCAAGCAACTCGCCAAGGTGTCCGACGTGGCCGGCCGCGTGCCGCCGCTGCTCCTGGGCGACAAGGTGCTGTTCGTGAACAAGGACCTCACGCTGCTGCGCGAGGGCGAGGACGTGCCCGTCCAGTGGGCACGCACCGCCTGGCTCGGCAACGTGGTCACACCCCTCGTGCTCCTCGATGGCTGCGTCTACTTTGCCACCGAGACGAAGGGGGTGGTGTGCGTGGGGGCGCTGAAGCGATGA